Proteins from a single region of Novosphingobium sp. CECT 9465:
- a CDS encoding cyclic nucleotide-binding domain-containing protein, translated as MRRPCARCGGRIPVGEVFKVAIIGSGPAGMSAAGRAAQLGLSHVLLEKTDHLSDTIYKYQKGKHVMATPSQLILRSDQEFDAGKKEDILDKWKRRTADLGVNVKYNADVKSIRGTGPAIAGSIQKIVSRGRDGSTTTTELQRFAPPYAIELTSGETVMAENVVLAIGTQGNPNLMRCPGGDLPHVTYQLDDPYALLDQHIVVIGTGDAGIENARGLVEDDAAGRLTIRYETETKAIEPGWITLATRDGEERIRCDRIIARIGSAPPRAFVEDCGIEFASADRLAFPTLSPQFESTAPGIFVIGALAGYPLIKHCMNQGYDVVEFINGNTALKPADEPLLEAKFAGLPGNRSVNEWLEFLRTNVSILDGMTTLQLREFMLDSSARAYAKGQVVFEKNDPGSSLFAIASGSVHVRIDATDPSKVIPIPAGTIFGEVGLISGRRRGATIVAAEDTVCVEISRNAALKLQSQVPTARRAIERISTERQILQMFGSGLTSADIAEVVETATIVPVRAGEAIITEGDEDNDIYVIRVGSMIVEKEVGGKPVFLSYLPAGSYVGEMALIDGGRRTATVRAAIKSEVIRIDGEAFGRVLAAKPALLERARKDMEVRRATNAFIESKKDSFSGVVDLYSEQAKFLVAQGLGEATDVLLIDERLCVGCDNCEKACADSHDGLSRLDREAGKSFAHLHVPTSCRHCEHPHCMADCPPNAIHRGPDGEVFIDDTCIGCGNCQRNCPYGVIRMDKVPPKKPSLLSWLFFGSGPGPGEPPYKWSKKNTKYTGDPSVDELLDRKKAIKCDMCAGIDGGPSCVRACPTGAAIRVSPDEFLTVSRLENEGA; from the coding sequence ATGCGCCGTCCGTGCGCGCGATGCGGGGGACGCATACCGGTGGGCGAGGTTTTCAAGGTTGCGATTATCGGTTCCGGCCCTGCAGGCATGAGCGCTGCGGGCCGTGCGGCGCAGCTTGGCCTTAGCCATGTCCTGCTGGAAAAGACCGATCACCTTTCCGATACGATCTACAAATACCAGAAGGGCAAGCATGTGATGGCCACGCCATCGCAGCTGATCCTGCGGTCCGATCAGGAATTCGACGCCGGCAAGAAAGAAGACATTCTCGACAAGTGGAAGCGGCGCACAGCCGACCTTGGCGTGAACGTGAAATACAATGCCGACGTCAAATCGATTCGCGGCACCGGCCCCGCCATCGCAGGATCGATCCAGAAGATCGTCTCACGCGGTCGCGACGGATCGACGACGACGACCGAACTCCAGCGCTTCGCCCCGCCATACGCCATCGAACTGACCAGTGGCGAAACGGTCATGGCCGAAAACGTGGTGCTGGCGATCGGTACGCAGGGCAACCCCAACCTGATGCGCTGCCCCGGCGGCGACCTGCCGCATGTGACTTACCAGCTCGACGATCCTTATGCCCTGCTGGACCAGCACATCGTGGTGATCGGCACGGGCGACGCCGGGATCGAGAATGCGCGCGGCCTGGTCGAGGATGACGCGGCGGGCCGCCTGACCATCCGCTACGAAACCGAAACCAAGGCCATCGAGCCAGGCTGGATCACGCTGGCCACCCGCGATGGCGAGGAACGCATCCGCTGCGACCGGATCATCGCGCGAATCGGGTCTGCCCCGCCGCGCGCCTTCGTCGAAGATTGCGGCATCGAATTCGCTAGTGCCGATCGGCTTGCCTTCCCGACATTGTCACCGCAGTTCGAATCGACCGCGCCGGGCATTTTCGTGATCGGGGCGCTGGCGGGCTATCCGCTGATCAAGCACTGCATGAATCAGGGCTACGATGTCGTCGAGTTCATCAACGGCAACACCGCGCTGAAACCGGCGGACGAGCCACTGCTCGAAGCCAAGTTTGCAGGGCTTCCCGGCAACCGTTCGGTCAATGAATGGCTGGAATTCCTGCGCACGAATGTCTCGATCCTCGATGGCATGACCACGCTGCAGTTGCGCGAATTCATGCTTGATTCGTCGGCCCGCGCTTATGCCAAGGGGCAGGTGGTGTTCGAAAAGAACGATCCGGGATCGTCGCTCTTCGCCATCGCGTCCGGCTCGGTCCATGTGCGGATCGATGCGACCGATCCTTCGAAGGTCATCCCGATCCCCGCGGGTACGATCTTCGGTGAAGTGGGCCTGATTTCGGGGCGTCGGCGCGGCGCGACCATCGTGGCCGCCGAAGATACCGTCTGCGTCGAAATCAGCCGCAATGCCGCGCTCAAGCTGCAAAGCCAGGTGCCGACCGCCCGCCGCGCGATCGAACGCATATCGACCGAGCGCCAGATCCTCCAGATGTTCGGATCGGGGCTGACCAGCGCCGACATCGCCGAAGTGGTCGAGACTGCGACGATCGTTCCGGTCCGCGCGGGCGAGGCGATCATCACCGAGGGTGACGAGGACAACGACATCTACGTCATCCGCGTCGGATCGATGATCGTGGAAAAGGAAGTCGGCGGGAAGCCGGTGTTCCTGTCCTACCTGCCCGCAGGGTCCTATGTGGGCGAAATGGCGCTGATCGACGGGGGCCGCCGCACCGCAACGGTCCGCGCCGCGATCAAGAGCGAAGTGATCAGGATCGATGGCGAGGCCTTCGGGCGCGTACTTGCCGCCAAGCCCGCACTGCTGGAACGCGCGCGCAAGGACATGGAAGTGCGCCGTGCGACCAACGCCTTCATCGAATCGAAGAAAGACAGCTTTTCGGGCGTCGTCGATCTCTATTCCGAACAGGCCAAATTCCTTGTGGCCCAGGGCCTTGGCGAAGCGACGGACGTTCTGCTGATCGATGAACGCCTTTGCGTGGGCTGCGACAATTGCGAAAAGGCCTGCGCCGACAGCCACGATGGCCTTTCCCGGCTGGACCGCGAGGCGGGCAAGAGCTTTGCCCACCTGCACGTTCCCACATCGTGCCGCCACTGCGAACACCCGCACTGCATGGCCGATTGCCCGCCCAACGCGATCCATCGCGGCCCGGACGGCGAAGTGTTCATCGATGATACCTGCATCGGCTGCGGCAATTGCCAACGCAATTGCCCCTATGGCGTGATTCGCATGGACAAGGTGCCGCCGAAGAAGCCTTCGCTGCTGAGCTGGCTGTTCTTCGGGTCCGGGCCGGGACCGGGCGAGCCGCCCTACAAGTGGTCGAAAAAGAACACCAAATACACCGGCGATCCTTCGGTCGACGAACTGCTCGACCGCAAGAAGGCGATCAAGTGCGACATGTGCGCCGGGATCGACGGTGGACCCAGTTGTGTGCGCGCCTGCCCGACCGGCGCCGCCATTCGCGTTTCGCCCGACGAGTTCCTGACCGTGTCGCGCCTTGAAAACGAAGGGGCCTGA
- a CDS encoding tetratricopeptide repeat protein, giving the protein MTEPQPPLPSKAETRDSAQSGSRFGKVALAAAALIALGAGGVAMIRGPETPPPAAVPPAVTPNQQPSVDDVIARLEKKLAENPEDAEGWRMLGWSYFQTERYAEAATALKQATRLDPEHAETWSFLGEALVLASKEEGRMPRDAKAAFDKAIKLDPKDARARYFQAVSLDLSGRHRQAINAWFDLLGDTPADAPYAEDIREVIRNVGERRKIDVEKRLAEAQFAAPANGVITDGPHKAAAGIPGPTSEEMKAAAGLPKGQQEAMIRGMVDGLEAKLVANPANADGWIMLMRSRMQLGEPKKAADALQKGLAAFRNDSAAARKLREAGSSLGVAGA; this is encoded by the coding sequence ATGACCGAGCCTCAGCCTCCGCTCCCGTCCAAGGCGGAAACGCGCGATTCTGCGCAGAGTGGCTCGCGATTCGGCAAGGTTGCGCTGGCGGCCGCGGCGCTGATCGCGCTGGGCGCTGGGGGCGTGGCCATGATCCGCGGCCCGGAAACGCCGCCTCCCGCCGCAGTGCCGCCTGCGGTCACCCCCAATCAGCAGCCGTCGGTCGACGATGTCATCGCCAGGCTGGAGAAGAAGCTGGCCGAAAACCCGGAAGATGCCGAAGGTTGGCGCATGCTCGGCTGGTCCTATTTCCAGACCGAACGCTATGCCGAGGCTGCCACCGCGCTGAAGCAGGCGACCAGGCTCGATCCCGAACATGCCGAGACATGGTCTTTCCTGGGCGAAGCGCTGGTGCTGGCGAGCAAGGAAGAAGGCCGGATGCCGCGCGATGCCAAGGCGGCATTCGACAAGGCGATCAAGCTTGATCCCAAGGATGCCCGTGCGCGCTATTTCCAGGCGGTCTCGCTCGATCTGTCGGGCCGCCACCGTCAGGCGATCAACGCCTGGTTCGATCTGCTGGGCGATACGCCCGCCGATGCCCCCTATGCCGAGGATATCCGCGAAGTGATCCGCAATGTCGGCGAACGGCGCAAGATCGACGTGGAGAAGCGCCTTGCCGAAGCGCAGTTCGCTGCTCCTGCCAATGGCGTCATCACCGATGGCCCGCACAAGGCCGCCGCCGGGATTCCGGGGCCGACGTCCGAGGAGATGAAGGCTGCCGCCGGTTTGCCCAAGGGCCAGCAAGAGGCGATGATCCGCGGCATGGTCGATGGTTTGGAGGCCAAGCTGGTTGCAAATCCCGCCAATGCCGATGGCTGGATCATGCTGATGCGCAGCCGGATGCAACTGGGTGAGCCGAAAAAGGCTGCCGACGCCCTCCAGAAGGGCCTTGCCGCGTTCCGCAATGACAGCGCCGCCGCCCGCAAATTGCGGGAAGCCGGGTCCAGTCTGGGTGTGGCAGGGGCGTGA
- the ctrA gene encoding response regulator transcription factor CtrA: MRVLLIEDEPTTAKAIELMLTTEGFNVYSTDLGEEGLDLGKLYDYDIILLDLNLPDMHGYDVLKKLRVAKVQTPVLILSGISEMDSKVRSFGFGADDYVTKPFHREELIARIHAVVRRSKGHSQSVIRTGKLSVNLDAKTVEVDSARVHLTGKEYAMLELLSLRKGTTLTKEMFLNHLYGGMDELKIIDVFICKLRKKLAHACGGENYIETVWGRGYVLRDPDDMAATEAA; the protein is encoded by the coding sequence ATGCGCGTACTGCTGATCGAAGACGAACCGACGACCGCCAAGGCGATCGAACTGATGCTGACGACCGAGGGGTTCAACGTCTATTCGACCGATCTCGGCGAAGAAGGCCTCGATCTCGGTAAACTGTATGATTACGACATCATCCTGCTCGACCTGAACCTGCCGGACATGCACGGCTACGATGTGCTGAAAAAGCTGCGCGTCGCCAAAGTGCAGACCCCCGTCCTGATCCTTTCGGGCATTTCGGAAATGGACTCCAAGGTCCGCTCGTTCGGCTTCGGTGCCGACGATTACGTGACCAAGCCTTTCCATCGCGAAGAACTTATCGCTCGCATTCACGCCGTGGTGCGCCGCTCCAAAGGCCATTCGCAGTCGGTCATCCGCACCGGCAAGCTTTCGGTCAATCTCGATGCCAAGACAGTCGAAGTCGATAGCGCCCGCGTGCACCTGACCGGCAAGGAATACGCGATGCTGGAGCTGCTTTCGCTGCGCAAGGGCACCACGCTGACCAAGGAAATGTTCCTCAACCACCTTTATGGCGGGATGGACGAACTCAAGATCATCGACGTGTTCATCTGCAAGCTGCGCAAGAAGCTGGCGCATGCCTGTGGCGGTGAAAACTACATCGAAACCGTCTGGGGCCGTGGCTACGTGCTGCGCGATCCTGACGACATGGCGGCCACCGAAGCGGCCTGA
- a CDS encoding tRNA (guanosine(46)-N(7))-methyltransferase TrmB gives MTAHKSGDPTTLNRLYGRAKGKPLRQGQQGLVDTLLPKIAMPAEGPITAEALFGEPRPLHFEIGFGGGEHMAFRADMLPDHGFIGAEPFLNGVAQALTHVAGDNGAHAPLGNVRIHHGDALEVLARVPDGSLSFLYLLHPDPWPKARHAKRRMMNDGPIDMFAAKLRPGGEFRFGTDHDVYLRHALMVMRRHKHQFEWLAKDCTDFQVRPGGWPETRYEHKARTVYGHEVWYFRYRKR, from the coding sequence ATGACTGCGCACAAATCCGGCGATCCGACCACGCTCAACCGGCTTTATGGCCGCGCCAAGGGCAAGCCCTTGCGGCAGGGCCAGCAAGGGCTGGTCGATACGCTTCTGCCCAAGATCGCGATGCCTGCCGAGGGGCCGATCACGGCCGAGGCGCTGTTCGGCGAACCCCGGCCATTGCACTTCGAGATCGGCTTTGGTGGAGGCGAGCACATGGCGTTTCGCGCCGACATGCTGCCCGATCACGGCTTCATCGGCGCCGAACCGTTCCTCAACGGGGTGGCGCAGGCGCTGACGCATGTGGCTGGTGACAACGGTGCTCACGCGCCGCTCGGCAACGTACGCATTCATCACGGCGATGCGCTTGAAGTGCTTGCGCGCGTTCCCGATGGGTCGCTGTCGTTCCTCTACCTGCTGCACCCCGACCCATGGCCAAAGGCGCGCCACGCCAAGCGGCGGATGATGAACGATGGCCCGATCGACATGTTCGCCGCCAAGCTGCGGCCCGGCGGAGAATTTCGTTTCGGCACCGATCATGATGTCTATCTGCGCCACGCGCTGATGGTCATGCGCCGCCACAAGCACCAGTTCGAGTGGCTGGCGAAGGATTGCACCGATTTTCAGGTGCGTCCCGGCGGTTGGCCTGAAACGCGCTATGAACACAAGGCGCGCACTGT